The DNA sequence tgttgaaaaaaaatcggaaaattgttaattgtctgataacttcaaaatcattttttattttaatggatcgtttttttttgtcatattttaaAGACAGTGGAAGCAAAGGGTAAAATATGGATTTTTGAACTAGTCAAAGCCGCAAATTATCTCCAAATACCGGATTTATTTCGTGCAGTATGCCGCTATTTAgctatgaaaataaaagagcTTAAAACTGCAGTTAATGTTCAAGAATATTTTGGGATTCCCAGGCATGAAATAGATCCCGAAGTTCGACGTTTGtcgataaaaacaaataataagtGGTGTGAAAATCTATAGAATCAAGGATCCAAGTAATAATTTCGCATGtcaacaatataaaaaataaattcctaatttttatactcaaaattcaaaattttgtttattatttggcATAAAAGTAATGACTttttgacaattaaattttttgtaactcTGACAATAAATTGTAACTTTAAGCTCATTAGCTtcctaataaaatttcctgccttaaatatttatttatccttatgaaatttaaaaaaaaaaattcatgagtgATCTTGATTTAttgtctaaattttttaattttcaataatttgaagTTAACATTAATGAGCGTAAATGTAACTGACaagttacaatttaaaaattttgaaataaataaagaaaatgtaagtagaataaaaatttaaaaatgcgtattcagatcaatgaaaaatcagtgtgtgcattttattaaatttcagtattttaatttatttatttaaaatttatagattgtCTCATGTCTACTACATTTGCactcattaatatttagtagaaaataaatttttttttggctcgACAAACCTGAAGGTCCATTGTTGTAAAAAGAAGGACTAAATTAATTGTCACCGTCATCTGTTTCtacttttttgaattatttgtataaaaaaaatatgatcctgaagttaacagacaattaataatttttgaattttttgttcctactaaataattacaaaaacatacaaactaaaaatatggacatgtagagaatttcaaaaactacaggtgcaaatttttttaatatttttttttttttataatttattgtttaaaaagaatcaaaaaaattactaattgtctgctaacgtcaggatcattaaaaaaaaatcgaaaaatcaCTCACTTGATTCAAATTCCgccattttcttttattaaaccACTAAGTTTTCTTCATAAAATTTGTtcattaaacataaatatttatttataacatatatatgaattatatatctCGGTcgttttggaaaaaatcagtttAATTTTCATCACATCACCGTCACTTGTCACCCATCGTTTACACTTTGAAACACATTACTTCAAAACAAtcactttaaataataaaaatttatagtaattaacacaccacttaaattatcataattaaaaacacaaaaacattagttattgttaataattaaaggaaaattcaaattttattcctaCTAGCACTAATTCTCGTTACTCGAAACTCGCAACTGATATCGACGCCGCAAAACTGCGCATTAGCACACGCGCGCTAAATTGATGCAAAGTTGAAACTAAAGATGGCGCCATATacaaatggtaaaaaaagaCAAACGTTTCGAATTCAATCAGATTTAAGTGAATGTGATTTggtgtgaaaattaaatttgacaaaaaagtTGGCCGGATATGGGATTACCCGAGGCcttagaatatataaatatatactcggaaaaaaaaaaaaaacacaaacgttagtattttatttacagtaaacagtaaataaacaatgtcgttatcttaaataaaataaatcaagtgacagtttaataaatttattaaataaataaataaaataaacctaaaataattggataaaaaaaatttaaaaaaaaaaaatgtgaccctgtaccctgattaaaaacttcgattgaatccgattgaaaaggtccaatcggatttaatcagaaatttctgattgatttttaatcagtttcaatcagatttaatcggatcTTCCGAATGATTCCTATATATAGTTagcagacaataaaaaattttcgaattttttttttttcaacaaatgaattagaaaaaaaaaaaaaaaaatgcacatgtagaaaattaaaaaaactacaggtgcaattttttttaatattttttttttttataatttaaaattttgattaaactgtaaaaattatgagacgCCGCCAACTTCATGAGACTGAAGTTacccgacgtctaataatttttgaattttttttttaacgataaattataaaaaaagaatgttttaaaaaaattgcacccgtagtttttttaattctctaaatgtgtatttttttttaatttctttttttctttaaataaaattgttgaaaaaaaaatctggaattACTtgtcagtaaaattaaatactcgcaaattattcataaactGACAATATcaatgattgattaattaatttaactaaatcatcatggaaattaaaatgaattctatttgaaaataataataattatatataaaaagtttgaaGTTAAATCTGTAAATGTCAGAAATTACATTTTGCGCATTCTACcggtaaaatattgaaaaatgtcGTATAATTCATACATGACAAGTAAGTTATAGGTTAATGTGTTGTCATAACATTGAATAATAAGGAGactattatattattgataaaaaatatatattcatatagtAAGACTTTTTAATcttatcataaataatcaaaaaatatttttttttaaactaaccattactaatttatttatttagatgacCAAATTAATGGAATGGGTGTTTTGTCTGGGACTATTTTTAGGTCCATGGACAGCTGCAATAACCGGCACAATAAAATCACCATGGGTTAATGAACACcggcaattattattaatattaccgattattttagttattatttttggtataTATGCTGTTACTGTGGTACTATACCGTACATTTACTTTTAACAATTGCGAGGAAGCCGCCAAACAACTTCAgcaagtaagaaaaaaatttttttttttttgaaactgtTGACAtacaatttgataaaaaaaataatttctgtttAGAAATCGATAGAAAAACAAATGCCCTTTAAGAAGAGTACCAACaagacatatttattttaatataaaccaaagatttacatatatttaactttgcaagagttgaaatatataaatatgacttggtaaaattaaaaataagcaaGGCTTGTTGGTACTCGTTTTGAAGGGCATTGAATTTTCTATCGACCAAcgcaatttgttttaattaaaaaaaaaaaaatattaattacttgattattttaataattacagcaAATCGCACAAGCGCAGGCTGAATTGAGAATAAAAGGGATTTTACCACGTGATCCAAAAGGTTCtgaattaatgtaaataattttataaataaaaaatttttattaattacataatttataaattataaaattaattatatcttattaattaatggttCGGTATCATAATTAATAGGCAACCCACGACGACCTTGTTCCGCTGTTTTTACTTCTGTTTCTCCTAGTTTTTGTTCTAGTCCTTGCCAAGAACGATTTAGTAGAAAATCGGCGCCAGCTTTACCGATTGCGACCGTACCATCATTTTTACACGCCAGAGTCTTCATTTTCTCAGTATCAGTCTGATCTGCACTTTTAGATGAATAATTACGCAATTTTCCGGTAATTAACGATATGTCTGATTGATCTGTTGACTTAAATTCGACGTAATTTATCCCACCGGGTAATAATTGTCGGAAATCAAGGCAGTAGTTTGTAGAAAATTCTCTTGAATCATTGAAAGCTAGTTCAACTTCAAATGGAGTACACAGTGGTTTATAATAGTCCTTTGAgtcaaatatttcattttctgGGCAAGCTATTACGACAAATGCATCAAcctgtaaattaatattttttttatcaactttcatttttattacttcatGTGATTTTGGCGTCGGggtttgtaagaaaaaaaaaagttaatggtACTGTTAAATTCTcaacaaaatttcataaagtttGAGTACCAACGTCGGTATCTTTGATTGATATTAGAAATACTcgtatattaattatcagataaattaattaaaaaatttgaaaactaaaaatattgttgtgggtactcattttacgtGAAATCCGGTCTACTACTCGTCAATTATGGTCACttgacaaaacaaaaatttcgtTCAAAAAACCTTTGTTTTGAAATTGCACACCTCGAACGCGAAGCGGAGGTGTACAATTTTGCTCTCGAAATATAttcttgtgggtactcattaaACTCAGAATTTCATCAGCTATTCAAATATGGgtataattattcttaaaaaaattcttacctCCGCAAAATTTGCCAATTTCGCAGGATTTGGTTTTCCAacactaaatatatatgatttaatatttttacgttTTAATATACTCTTAATCATATCTAATACATCCAAATAATTCTTTATCCCTAGTGTTGCTACAACGATACCAATAACTTTTGcgtcttttaatttttcaaccaaAAAACGACGTCGTCTCAACCAGGGATTTTTTGTTacttcaaattcatttatgtTCATCTTAATACTTTCCTCTTCTATTTTTCCTGTACAGTAATACCAATTCTGTACAGGTATACTAAGCGCAAATGAAgctaatgttttattattatctcctAAATAAAATCCTACAAAATCTTCAAATTTATCGTCGTTTAATAATAGTTCACGtccaattattacttttttctgaTCACTATCATCACTTTTCTTATCAGTAAAGCCAACATttgatttacaatttaataaagttaattttattttattataattattttcttttaattttttccaaatcgattctgtaaaaaaaagtttttttttttaaattaaaacaaaaaaaaaaaattttaagacggTACttcaatagaaaattaaaagtccTTTCAAATGAATACCAacatatgtttatttgaaagtgATAGAAAAATAGCTTGTTGGTATTCATTTGAAAGAACATCAAATTTTCTATCTTTCTATATATGTAAAacataatagtaattaatttacgtAATTACCAATCGCATGTGCGTAAGAGAcgtcgtaaaaaaataaaatatttctatcacaatcaaaataatcacagaatgattgaataaaaatatctatatcaATATTACACCTCGGCAGTACATGAAAAATTGGTAACTTAATTGTAGGATTAAGACATGCATGTCCAAAATGAATAATTCCATCGGCTTTAATATGATCCGCTGCTACTTCGTCCACACAACAACTTCCACATGTCGTATCACCTAGAATATATACTTTGTgacctaataatttttctagctCTAGCGCTATAATCGCAGAGTCCTTTAAAAGTGTATCAGGAAATTGCAAGCAGacctgagaaaaaaaatcatcatgaCAGTCGTGTAGATAATCAAATTTCCGGTAAAATGAATACCCACAACCTTATATTTCAATCAAGTTATCATTGGTAAttacaattgttaattaattaccccctttaattgtcaaataaattatttctctaaatatatggatgtgggtactcattttactcgCGAGCTCTTTCTCTGCcacgtaataataataatttttaaaagaacgagaaaaaaattttttcgaaaaaaaaattaattttttgtaaaaccaAAATgatcggaattttttttaaaattaattttcaatactacatattataaaaaataattcaaagtttgttatcaattcataataaaatcttATGTGGCGTACGTGAATTTTGCTCTGAAGTGAATGGCGCCTTTCTGacatttgaaaagaaaaagtcATAAAATCTTTATATGTGTTTATATATGGTACATATTATTTGAGCGACCAaatttaatgaagaaaaaacaaaattttttcttgaataaaatttaaaaaaattataaatctgataaatttgaaaatacatACCGTTTTTAATCCACGTGCTTTTATCCACTCgacacaattatttaaataataatattctaattttttagcggtttctaaatttaaactattacTTTCATGGTTTACTAAACAATTAGAAGGtgtcattataaattaatgacaattgttttaaaaaattataaaacaaaattttataataaatcttattatattttcgGAGTTCACTTTCGTAATGACaactttcaatatttttataccaaaGTCCAATGACCTAAAATTATCAAGACCCTTTTTCTATTTTGTGTCTGTCAATTATGACTATTTTTATCGCGGGAATAGTtataactaattttaaataccgATAAAAGTACCAACAGTTGGTAATTTATGTTTAACAGGTCCTCAAATTTCGaggaaattattgaaaattttatctcccttcagaaatatttaaaactaaatttgcGGTCAAATCctatattatttgtatttaatttaaaatttaaattttataaataattaagggTGCATTCCAACATGTGCTGCGAGCAGCTGTAATGTAGCTCATTTCGGAATGCAcccttattaattattcttattacttgcgcggtaaatttaaatatttaaaaaataaattattagaaaatagagaaaactaaaaatcatacatcaaaataaaatggcggtagaatatgatagaaaaataatttaaaaaaaaaaaacacgcaagtgtttgaacaaaccttggtggggaaataatatgcagaagggtgtcctaatacacttggagatttaatttaaattgctccaagtgtattgcagctaaacaaacgtcacttaactgctatttcccaccagacgatgccaaaTGATTTAGCTCAGGAACTAGGCAGGtatcagcatcagccatcagcaacactttacactagcactgaacacAAAACATTCAACCACACCACAgacactttgcacaatttaaattttacaaacactgcacattttaattaaacaattatgggcaaaaattttatggataattcCGCGAATTAACTGCAATACTGTGTTTGaatttaaacgtaaagaagaatctggactactactgccatttcgatgatactgactgccgctatcGAACCGCCAATTGATACAAAGCAATCGATTTTGCGATTCATTCTCCCACCCCCACTATAGCGAAAATTTGAACGTTGAATAGAGCAACGCGCAGTAGCGCCATCTTGGcgcgaattttcaaaattgaaattcgataattttattaaaatttatttgtgtcaataattatgttaattagactaaaaagcaaacttgaaattttttattttcatcaataatttattaattatctctattacttgcgcggtaaatttagatgttcgaaaaataattcattagaaatgtgaaaaaaattaaaaatcgtaaatcaaaataaaatggtagcaaaatatgatagaaatatttaaaataatgagtgTGAGTGTAGCAGACGTCAGACCAATTGAAAactataagtaaataatttaaaaaataatatttataaaaaatttatcacttattaatttacaaaattttttaaatgcacattttttataaatattattttttaaattatttacttatagttttgaatttatctgatgtctacttcattcacactcattttaaaatactaaaaaaaaaaaaaaaaaaaaaaacacgcaaCTTGaccaaaaaaacaaattaaaacaattactCACGGTAAATTACTCACTTACGcactgaaattatttatagaaacgAAACGccgattttaattattaaacattactCACTACTgaaacactaaaaaaatacacgaatacatttttttaaaatgtcagcagaaaatgtttaaaaaaaaaaaaaattatgttctcattaattacttgacaaaaaaaaatgaaaattatacaCAAAAGAccactgataatttttaaacaccttgataaataaattataattaataaaaattattttcacggtttttaatttat is a window from the Microplitis demolitor isolate Queensland-Clemson2020A chromosome 4, iyMicDemo2.1a, whole genome shotgun sequence genome containing:
- the LOC103580594 gene encoding dolichol-phosphate mannosyltransferase subunit 3 — its product is MTKLMEWVFCLGLFLGPWTAAITGTIKSPWVNEHRQLLLILPIILVIIFGIYAVTVVLYRTFTFNNCEEAAKQLQQQIAQAQAELRIKGILPRDPKGSELM
- the LOC103580593 gene encoding 2-(3-amino-3-carboxypropyl)histidine synthase subunit 2 — its product is MTPSNCLVNHESNSLNLETAKKLEYYYLNNCVEWIKARGLKTVCLQFPDTLLKDSAIIALELEKLLGHKVYILGDTTCGSCCVDEVAADHIKADGIIHFGHACLNPTIKLPIFHVLPRCNIDIDIFIQSFCDYFDCDRNILFFYDVSYAHAIESIWKKLKENNYNKIKLTLLNCKSNVGFTDKKSDDSDQKKVIIGRELLLNDDKFEDFVGFYLGDNNKTLASFALSIPVQNWYYCTGKIEEESIKMNINEFEVTKNPWLRRRRFLVEKLKDAKVIGIVVATLGIKNYLDVLDMIKSILKRKNIKSYIFSVGKPNPAKLANFAEVDAFVVIACPENEIFDSKDYYKPLCTPFEVELAFNDSREFSTNYCLDFRQLLPGGINYVEFKSTDQSDISLITGKLRNYSSKSADQTDTEKMKTLACKNDGTVAIGKAGADFLLNRSWQGLEQKLGETEVKTAEQGRRGLPINYDTEPLINKI